The segment AGAAAAAATGAAAAACTACACTTTTGCAAGGCTCGATAGCAACGAGCGCGTCGAGTTTAAAGAGCTTTTGGGTCTAAGCGGTTGCGAGATTAGCTTAAACACCCTGCCGGCGGGCATTAGCGTGCCTTTCGTGCATGCGCATGTCCAAAACGAAGAGGTCTATATCGTCCTTGAAGGTAGCGGCAAGCTTTTCATCGACGGCGAAGAAATCGCAATCGCTAAGGGCGATATTTTCAAAATCGATCCAAGCGGCGAACGCTGTATCAGCGCTGGCGATGAGACGATTAGATTCCTTTGTATCCAGGTCAAGGCAGGCTCTTTGGAGCAATACACCGACACCGACGGCGTTTTGCGCGAGGGGATTAAGCCAAGCTGGCTATTTAATGTAAAATAGTGGAATTTGGAAATTCCGCTTCGCAAGCTTGTAATACTGCACCCGAATTTTAAAATTCGGCGCAAAATTAGAAATTTGCGAAGCGGGGAAAATTTAAAATTTAAGGGGTTTTTATGCCGTATATCGATGCGAAATTTAGCGCGAAATTTGATGAAAAAACACTACAAAGCGTCGCGGGTGCGCTTTGTAATGCCGTAAGTGAGGCGTTTGGCAAAAAAAGTGAGAGCATAATGAGCGCGGTAGAGTGCGACAAGGCGCTTTTTATCTCGCAAAATGCGGTTGCAAATGGCGCGTATATCGCAATCTCGCTGCTAGGAATTAGCGTAGAAAAGCAAAAATGCGAGGTTTGCGTTAGGCTTGTGAGCGAGGCGTTGCGTGGCTTTGGCATAAACCCCGATGAGGTGTATGTGACATTTCACCCAATCCTGCTATGGGGCAGAGGCGAGAAGATGTTTTAGGGCGAAATGAGCTTTAAAATTTGGATTTAAATTTAGGCGAAAAATTTAGCCAAATTTCAAAATTTGGCTAAATTTTAAATTTACTTGATTTTTTCTATCTGTTCGACTAACTCTTTTGCGATTGCGACAATGGCACCATTTTCGAAATCATCGCTTCTGTTTGCGCCAGCAATCGTTTTTAGGTTGCCAAAAAATCCAGGGTTATATCGCATTTTGTTGTTTTGGGTTACGGCTCTTACGATTTCATTGTTTTTTATGATTTTGATTTCGTAAGTAAAGAAGATATTGCCGATAGAATCGGTTTTTGCAAAGGTTGCCTCCCCTACAAATTCTCTTTGATAATCTAAATCTATATGAATTTGCTCACTAGAATTTGCGTTTAAAAGATTTTTTTGTGCTAGTTGATTTTTGATTTCATTGTTTAACTTGGTTTCTACGACGCTTTTGTCTTGATAAACAACTTTTTCTGGCTGATGATTTTGTATGAAATTTAGATTTATAGCATCAAATTTATACACGCCACTTATCGGCCGGGAGGGCGTTTGTGCGCTATTTCCCACGCAACCTGTTAAAAATAGGCTAAAAATTATAGCCAAAGCAAAAGAAAATAATTTTTTCATAAGGTCTCCTTAAAATTTTCATTAGCAAGGCAGACGCCAAGCTCTGTTTGATTTTTAAATTCGAAAAATGATTTTATCGGTAAAATTTTAAAAGAAAGTAAAAAAAATTGATTTAAAAAAGTGGCCGGGAGATAGGGATTCGAACCCCAGGAGGTGTTACCCTCAACGGTTTTCAAGACCGCCGCTTTCGACCGCTCAGCCATCTCCCGATAGAATTATTCTGTTTTTTCGCTGACCCACTCTGCGCCGTTATGAACCTTTTCCTTCGTCCATTGACCAGCGTTTTTTGAGTCTTGTTTCACGCCTTGCCATGTGTTTGAACACCCGCTAAACGCCAAAACTAAAAGTATCGTAACTATATATTTCATAGACTCTCCTTGTTGTTTTGGAAGCGACACCCGGATTCGAACCGGGGATCAAGGCTTTGCAGGCCCATGCCTTACCGCTTGGCTATGTCGCCACACTAAGCCGTTTTTGGTGGTGCCCGGAGCCGGACTTGAACCGGCACGGAAGAAAAAATTCCGAGGGATTTTAAGTCCCTTGCGTCTACCAATTCCGCCATCCGGGCACATTTTCAACACATACAAAATCATGGAGCGGGAAACGAGAGTCGAACTCGCGACATCAACCATGGCAAGGTTGCGCTCTACCACTGAGCTATTCCCGCGTCAAAAACGAAAGCTGATTTTAGCAAATTAAAACTTAAAATTTTATTTTATTTGCAAAATTTCTCTTTTTTAAATTCATTATAAGCTAAAAAGTGTAAAATTACAGAGCTTTTTGGGGTTATAGCTCAGCTGGGAGAGCGCTTGAATGGCATTCAAGAGGTCGGCGGTTCGATCCCGCTTAACTCCACCATTTTATTTTAAATCCACACTCATTTAACACTGCGCCGAATTTGAAATTTCATATATTTTATCATTGTTGGTGAAGCGAAATAAGCGTGCTAATCTAGTAAAATTTAGAGAATTTTAAAAATTTGAGAATTGAAATTTGTTTGAATTTCGCTATATTGTTTGCCCGCGATGACAAACCGGCCAAATTTACAAAATTTCATCATTAAATGCTATACTCGAAAAAACAAAAGGAAATCCTATGAAAAAAGCATTTAGTATGGTTGAGCTTGTTTTTGTGATTGTGATTGTTGGGATTTTGGTTGGCGTTGCGCTTCCACGCTTACAAGCTTCGAGAGATGATGCCTTGGTCGTGGCGGCCAAAAACGACCTAAAAACCGCACTTAGCGATGTCATCGCCTATAATCTCACGCAGGGGCGGTATTCGACCAATATCAAGGACATGACGAGCGTGGATTTTAAAAACAGCGTTTTTCGCGTGAAAAAGCGGGATTGTTTGAAGTTTATTTTCCACGGCATGAGCGTTATGGAGGTGCGGATTGATAGAGCTGGGCTGTGCGGGAGAGTGCTAGAAGGCTCTGCGGTCGAACCATACCTCAAAATGGACGCAGGAGAGCTCAAACACAGCGATAGCGTATCATATATCCCGCTGGATAGTTCGACGATTTCTGCGATAAATGGAGCGAAATTTTAGTAAAATTCTGCAAATTTCAAAATTTAATGTAAAATTTTGGGCAAATTTTGCCCAAAATTTTAGAAAAACGATTTATAAACATTGTCGAGTAGGAAGTATTTTTTATCAATCGTGCCCTTGTAAAACGGCTCAAAGGTCTCGTTATAGGCTTTTGTGAAAAATCCCTCTTTGCTCAGAGCGATGATTTGCTCGTTTAAAAATTCAAGCAAACTTGTGTTACCTTTTTGGATTGCGATTGATAGAAAAACGGTGTTGCCAAGGTTTGAGAGTTTGACCTCCATTGTGGGGTCAAAAATCGGATAAGCATAGACAAAAAGGTTGTTATTGACATAGCCGTCAAGTTCGCCATTTTTGACTTTTTTATAGCAATCGACGCTGTCGTTGCAATAAGTGATAGGAATCCCCTCTTTATTCAAAAATGCTTCGCCTGTGGTTTTAAGCAATGCGCCGATTTTTTTGCCTTTTAAATCCAAGACAGACTTGATGTCGCTACCTTTTCTGGTGAGAAGACCCAAATTTACAGTAAAATACGGAGCCGTGAAGTCGGCTAAATGGGCGCGCTCTGGCGTTACAGACACAGCGGCAACTATCATATCAGCTTTATTTTCTTGTAAAAGCGGAAAACGCACATCGTTGGTAACGCCCATGAGGCTTATGTGACCTTGTTTCTCGCCAAAAATCCTTTTTGCCAAAATTTCGGCAAGCTCGACCTCAAATCCCTCGAATTTACCATTGACAAGCTCGCCAAATGGCGGTTCAGCGTCATACACGCCGATACGGATTTCACCTCGCGCTCTAATCTCATCGAGCGAATACGAAAATGCGCTTGTCGCAAGGACAGCCAATGCCAAAAGAAACTTTTTCATGGTATTTCCTTTTTGTAGTTTTGCGCAAATCTGCGCCTGGCAAATTGAAATTTGCAACTTTTGCGGGGGGGGATTTACTCCTTTTTGATATTTTATCGCAAAGAGTAGCGAAAATTTAATTAAAATTTGATAATGTAGTTACAAATTTAATTTAAATTTTACAAAAATTCCAAAATTTAATAAAATTCAGTAAAATCACGGATTAAATTTCACAAAGGCAGGTAATGTTTTCATCGTTTTTCAAAAGTCCAAAATGGCGATTGTTGGCCTGGGGCGGACTAATTTTTATACTCGGTATTAATTTATTTCAAACCATTTTAAATGTCAAATTTAACGAGTGGTATAGGGCGTTTTACGATATGGGTGGCGAGATCGACAAGCACACGATTGATGAGTTTTATGAGGCTATGCTTTTGTTTTTGTGGCTTGCGATGTGGTTTATAGCAGCGGCAGTTTCGGAGCGCTATATCACGCGCGTATGGGTGCTAAAATGGCGAGAGGCGATGACATTTTCATACATTGGCTTTTGGCGCAGGGTAGAGCGCGACATAGAGGGTAGCTCACAGCGTATCCAAGAAGATATTTATCGTTTCACCAAAACCCTCGAAGATGTCGGCATGCGAATTGTCTATGCCTTTATGACGCTATTTGCGTTTATTCCGATTTTATGGGGGCTTAGTAGCGGGATAAATTTGCCCTTTATCAAGGATATTCCGGGCTCTCTTGTTTGGATTGCGCTAGCTGTGAGCGTGGGTGGGCTTGGCGTGTCGTGGTTCGTGGGACGCTACCTGCCACGCCTAGAATACAACAACCAAAAAGTCGAAGCAGCCTTTCGAAAAGAGCTAGTTTTTGCCGAGGAGGACAAGGCGAATTACGGAAGCGAGGAGAAACTCATTTCGCTTTTTGACAAGCTTAAATTTAACTACCACAAGCTATTTTTGCACTATTTGTATTTCGATACTTGGCTTCACACTTACTCGCAAATCCTTGTCATCGTGCCATATCTCATCATGGGGCCAGGGCTTTTTACCAAGGTAATCACGCTTGGCGTGCTAATCCAAACGGCAAATGCCTTTAATAAAGTGCGCCAAAGTTTTAGCGTATTTACGGAGAATTGGACGACGATAACCGAACTTCGCTCAATCCACATGAGGCTTAGCGAGTTTGAGAAAAACATAGGATATGATCCAAAACTAGCCTTACAGGCTGAATTTAGGGCGTAAAATGGCGAATATCAACGACTATCTTTTTTGGCGCGGGGATTTGAAATTTAGCGAGCGTAAATTTAACGAGCTAGACGCGCTTGTTTTGGCGAGATTTTCGTATTTGCCGTTTCATAAAATTTCACTTTGTAGTGGCGGAAATTTGGGTGAAATTTGCGAAAATTTGGCGAATTTAAGCGATGATGAGTTTTTGTGGGAGGGCGATAAAACACTCGCGCTAAATTTAGCCCAAAGCGCGCGTTTTGGGGATTTGCGCGTAAGCGATATAGAGCGAGATAACGACAAAGAGGCAATCAGGCAGTTTGGCGCGCTGTGTATTCATTTGGGCGTGGAAGAAATTTTTGTATCGTTTATCGGCACGGATAATTCGATTTTGGGCTGGCAAGAGGACTTTAACATGGCGTTTTTAAAAGAGCTTCTTTGCCAAATTTCAGGGCTTAAATATCTAGAAAAAATCGCGCAAAAATATCCGCATGCGCGCCTTAAAATCGGCGGACACTCAAAGGGCGGAAATGTGGCGATTTACTCGGCGCTTAGGGCAAATCCCGGCGTGCATGGTCGCATAATAAAGGTCTATAACTACGATGGACCGGGGTTTTTGCCGGAATTTTACGAGCAAAATTTGAGTGGCGAAATTTTATCAAAAATCCAAACCTATATCCCAAATGAGAGCATTATCGGAAATCTGCTAAGCCACAAAGAGAGCATAAAAATCGTGCAATCAAGCGCCAAACTTGTCTTTGCGCACGATATTTTTAGCTGGGAGGTGGGCAGGGGGGATTTTATCTACGCCGAAAATCTTAGCAATTCGAGCAAGATTATTGATAAGACTTTGAGCGATTTTATGCAAAATACTACCGCCACTCAGCGCAAAATCGCAATCGAGGCGGTTTTTGAGCTATTTAATGCGACTAGCCTCGACACCTTCGCGCAAATCCCGCATAACCTGCCACTCGCGGTGCCTCAAATTTTGCAAAAATACAAAACGGTTGCAAAAGATGATAAAAAAATGATAGCAAATATGCTTTTGCAAATCGTCTCTGCTTACCTCGAAAATCTCGCCAAGCACACGAACGATAAAATCAAGGATAAAAGGCAGTCTTATAAAGATAAATTCAAGGGAAAATGGCAAATTTAGGCTAAATTTGGCGAAATTTTAAAATTTCGCCAAAAGGTAAATTTAATTGTGCGTTATTGGCAACCTTCGCACTCGATACTTCTGTCTGCGACATCGGAGTTGAAATCATCTGTCGATGGACTTTCGCTCCTTAGATAATATGTCGATTTAATGCCAAGCTCCCACGCAAGGGTATAAATGTCATTTAGCACCTTACCGCTAGCCTTATCAAGCGTGATAAAAATATTTAGGCTTTGACCTTGATCTATCCATTTTTGGCGGATTGCACCTGCTTTTATAAGCAGCCTTTGATCTAGCTCGTATGCCGGAACATAGGCTTGCCAAGTATCGGGGCTTAGATTTGGCACGACCACAGGAATCATACCGCTTAGGTTGTGTTCGAACCATTTTCGTTTATAAACAGGCTCGATAGTCTGCGTCGTGCCTACTAAAATCGAAATCGATGAAGTCGGCGCAATCGCCATTAAATAGCCGTTTCTCATGCCGTCTTTTTTGACTTTTGCGCGAAGTGCGTCCCAGTCGCAAGAGTTATCTTCAAAAAGCCCCCCACGACCGACCAGTTTTTTAGCATTTTCGTTTGCTAAATCGATTGGGAAAATTCCTTGCGACCATTTTGAGCCCTCAAATTCAGGGTATTTGCCCTTTTCAAGTGCTAAATTTGATGAAGCGTAAATGGCGTTGTAGCTTATGTTTTCCATGATTTTATCTATTGTTTCAAAATGCTCGTAACTACCCCAAATAATGCCCTTTTCTGCAAGCATTTGCGCTTCGCCCATTACGCCTAAGCCTATGGCGCGAGAGCGTAAATTCGTGCGTTTTACCTTTGCGTGTGGGTAAAAATTTAGCTCAATTACATTATCTAGCATTCGCACGGCTATCGGCACGACGCGTTTTATGTCTTCTTGGGTGTGAATTTTGCTTAAATTCAGACTTGCGAGATTACAAACTGCCGTTGCGCCTTCATCTACGCCCTTTTCGACGATGAAAATGTCTTTGCCGCCAATTGTATCAAGTGCCGTGATTTTTTTGGCTTTTTTGGTGATTTTGCCATTTACGACGACTTCTTCATTTTCTTCGAAAAGCTCTTCGCTTCCGTCAGCGTAAATCACTTTTGTTTTGTAGTGATTTGGCTGTGTATTTTGGAAAATTTCGGTGCATAAATTCGAGCTTCGAATTAGCCCTTTGTGCGAATTTGGATTAACCCTGTTTGCGTTATCTTTAAAGCACAAAAACGGCATTCCCGTCTCAAAATAGCTAGTTAGGATTTTTTTCCAAAGCTCTTTTGCTAGAACGGTTGATTTGCTGATATTTGGGTCGTTTTCGTAGGCGATATATTTTTGCTCAAATTCTTCGCCCCATACATCGCACAAATCAGCCACATCGACAGGGTCAAAAAGCGTCCATTTTTCGTTATTTGCTAGGCGTTTCATAAACAAATCGTTTATCCACAAAGCAGGGAAAATTTCATGCGCTCTGCGGCGTTCTTCGCCTGAGTTTTTACGCAAATCCAAAAAGTCGTTTATATCCATGTGCCACGGCTCGATATACACGGCGATTGCGCCTTTTCTGGTGCCTAGTTGATCGACCGCAACGGCTATGTCGTTTGTGATTTTTAAGAAAGGTATTATGCCGCCTGCGGCGTTTTTGTGCCCGTCGATACTACCGCCCATGGCTCTAACTTTGCACCAGTCCCAGCCGATACCGCCACCGAATTTCGATAAAAGCGCCATTTCTTTGTAGCTATCAAAAATCCCTTCGATATTATCAGGCACAGAACCAACATAGCAAGAGCTTAGCTGGTGCCTTGTAGTTCTTGCATTTGAGAGTGTCGGAGTGGCTAACATGACTTCAAATTTGCTTATTAAATCGTAGAATTTTTTCGCCCAACTTTGGCTATCTAGCTCATTTTGCGCCAAAAACATCGCAATCGCCATAAACATGTGCTGTGGAAGCTCAATCGGTTTTGCTTGCCTGTCTTTTATGAGATAGCGATCATAAAGCGTTTTAATGCCAAGATAGGTAAATTGCAAATCGCGCTCTGGCTTAATGTAGGCGTCTAGGTCGTCTAAATCGTATTTTTCTTTTAGTCCTAGCATGATGCGACCCTCGCTCTCACCGCGCTCAAAGTAGGTTTGAAGCGATTGATAGCCGGTGAAGCCAGATACTTTGTGATACAAATCATAAAGGAAAAGTCGCGCTGCCACAAATGTCCAGTTTGGGCGGTCTATGTCGATTTTATCGACGGCGGTTTTGATAAGGGTTTGCTGAATTTCCTCTGTGGTAATCATATCGCGAAACTGAATTTTCGCATCGACTTCTAGCTCGCTAAGGCTGACATTTTCAAGCCCCGCTACCGCGTCCCCAGTGAATTTTTTGATTTTTGAAATATCGAGTTCTTCGGTTCTACCGTTGCGTTTAATTACTTTCATTTTTGCGTCCGTTTCTAAGAAAAAATAATTGTGCGATTGTATCTTTTTAAAGCTTATGATTTAAGAAAATTTATCAAAATTTAGCTTTGGAGTTTTGCTAAATTTTTAGTTAAATTATTATGGGAAAATTTGGGTGTTTTTTGATTTTATGACAGAAAATTTAGCCCAATATGGGCTAAATTTATTTACCCAAACACCCTAGCGAAAATTTTATCCACATTTTTTGTGTAATAATTGTAATCAAAGCAAGATTTAATCTCATCTTCACTCAAAGCTTTTCTTAGGTCGTCGTCGGCGAGTAAATTTTGCAAATACAAACTTTGTCCGTTTTCATCGATAGCTTTTTTGCCTTCTTGCAGGTCAGCCCAAACTTTCATCGCATTTCTTTGCACGATCTTATAGGCATCTTCGCGGCTCAAACCTTTTTTAGGAAGTTCCAAAAGCACCCTTTGAGAAAAAACTAGTCCGCCCGTTAAATTTAGATTTTTCATCATATTTTCAGGATAAACGACTAAATTTTCGATCAAATTTGCAAGGCGATTTAACATAAAATCAGCCGTCACAAAGCCATCAGGCAGTATAAATCTCTCAACCGAACTATGGCTAATATCTCTTTCGTGCCACAAAGCGACATTTTCCATAGCAGGTATCGCCATACTTCGCAAAACCCTGCAAAGCCCCGTTACATTTTCGCTAAGCACAGGATTTCGTTTGTGTGGCATAGCTGAGCTTCCTTTTTGTCCGGGAGCAAAATACTCTTCGCACTCATAAACTTCGGTTCTTTGGTAGTGGCGGATTGCCACGGCGATTTTCTCGCAGCTTGAAGCCAAAATCGCTAGTGCGTTCATCACTTGCGCGTAGCGATCTCTTTGTATGACTTGATTTGACGCCGGAGCTGGTTTTAAGCCTAGATTTTGGCAAACTAGCTCTTCAAGTTCTAATGGAGCGTGGGCGAAATTTCCCATTGCACCGCTGATTTGACCCACACTTATGACGCCATAAGCGTGTTTTATAAGCTCTAATGCGCGGTTAATTTCATCATGCCAAATCGCCAAAACTAAGCCAAAAGTTATCGGTTCGCCGTGAATTCCATGGCTTCTGCCGACCATAAGCGTATTTTTGTGTTTCATCGCTTGATTTTTGATTGCTGATTTTAGGGCTTCGATGTCAGCGATAATCAAATCCAAGCTATCTTTTATCTGCAACGCCACAGCCGTATCGATACAATCGCTACTTGTCATACCATAATGCACAAATCTGCTCTCTTCGCCCAAGCTCTCGCTCACGCTGGTTAAAAACGCAATCACATCGTGCTTTGTCGTTTTTTCGATTTCGTCTATGCGTTCGACGCTAAATTTAGCGTTTTTGCAGATTTTTTCGCAATCATCATCCGGGATAAAGCCGAGCTTGTTCCACGCTTTAACTGCGGCGAGTTCGACTTTTAGCCAAGCGTCGTATTTGGCAAACTGCGTCCATTTGTCTTTCATAATTTTTCGTGCGTATCGCTCTACCATTTTTGTGCCTTTATTTGAAATTTGATATAATCCAAAATTATATTAAAAAAGGGCTGAAAAGTTAGTTAATATGGCGTATGAGAAATTTAGTTTAGGCGAATTTAACGGACGGCGAATTTTTGAGATTTTGCTGGGTTTGGGACACGATATGAAAGGCGCTCAAAGGCTGTGTGATAAGGGCAGGGTGCTGGACGGCTCTGGCGTGGTAATGGCAAAAAACAGCGTGGCAAATGGCGAAATATTTTTGATAGATTATAAATGTGAGCCAAAGGGAGTGCGCGCGATTTTTGAATGCGAAGAATTTGGGGTTTTTGATAAACCTAGCGGAGTGCTTTCTCACCCAAACGGCAGGCATTGCAAATATTCACTTTATGATGAAATTTGGTCGCTTTATGGTCGCTCTGCGGCGGTCGTGCATAGGCTCGATAAAGAGACAAGCGGCGTGATACTGGTCTCAAAAAATTTGGTTAGTTTAAATGCGTTAAAAATGCTTTTTGAAAATAGGGCGGTGAAAAAATCATATTTTGCTTTGGCGAGCGGGAGAGTGGAGCGAGAATTTGTAATCGATGAGCCAATAGGCGAGAGTTTGGAAACTGACGAAGTAATGATTAAAATGCGAATTTGCGAAAACGGCAAAAAAGCGATAACTGAGATTTATCCGATAGAATATTTTAGCGAATTTAATGCGACTTTGATTCGAGCCGTGCCGCTGACGGGAAGACAGCACCAAATTCGTTTGCATTTGTTTCATGTGAAACACAAAATTTTAGGGGACCCGCTTTACGGCACAGACACGGCGACTTTTGAAGCGATTTTGGACGAGAAATTAAGCGTGAGTGAGCGGATAAATTTAACAGGCGCTTCTAGGCTTTGTCTGCATGCGGCAAATTTGAGTTTTGAATTTAACGGACAAATTTACGATATTCAAACGAAGGCTGATTTTAAAAGCGAGTTTTTGAAAGCGTTAAAATTTTGAAACAAAAGAGATATAAAAATATTGCTTCAATAAATTCTGTATTTATTACAAATTCCTAAATTTGATAAACTGATTGGTATTATGAAAAAACGGTAGCTAAACCAGCTAAAATTTGCAAATTTAAGCAAATTTTAGGGGGGGGGGGGGTAGAATACGGAAATTGAATTGTGTCAAATAATTTTATTAAAAAGGATTTTCTATGAAAAAATCATATTTTATTTATGGAGCAGTCTTATCTTTTGTTTTGGTTGGTTGTAATTATACTCCGCCACCGAAACACTCAGACATATATTTAAATGATGAAGCTAAAAGCGTTTTACTTAGCGAAGGAACTATGGTAAATTGTCGTGTATTAGGACAGGTTGAAGGTAAAGATGAAAGATATAAAGGAGAATATCCGCCTGCGATTTACACGCAACTTGATGAAAATGCAAAAAATGATTTGAGAAACAATGCTTCTGTGTATAATAAACAAGATAGATTGATAAGCGTTAGAATTTTAAATAAAGAAATTCATTGCTTTGACCCAAGACTTGGCTGGACAAATTGCAGTAGCGCATATATGAAAGCATACCCTAATAGTGCAGTAAAATATGTAAAATATAAAGGTGAAATTTTAGATTGTGGTGAAAGATAAATTTAAAAATTTGCGAATTTTTATTTTAGAATTCGCAAATTTACTCTTTTTTTTCATTTAAAACTACATAAAAAATTCCACAAATGCCGATTATAGCGACGATTGCGATAAAAACTACTTCGATTATATCAAGGGCGGTCATTTTTGCTTCTTTCTTTGAGTTGTCCGCACGCAGCACTTATGTCAAGCCCCTTGCTTTGGCGAATCGTGCAGGTTACGCCATGCGCACTGAGATAATCTTGGAATTTCACCATATTTTCGGTGCTTGGGCGCAGATACGGGCTTCCTTCGTGTGGGTTAAAATATATCAAATTCACCTTTGCTTTTATGCCGTGAAGTAGCTTCACAAGGGTTTTTGCGTCGTTTATGCTATCATTTACGCCGCCCATTACGAGATACTCGAACATCACTCGTTTTCGCATATCTATGGGGAAATTTCGCACGGCGTCCATAACCGAAGCTATGTTGTAGGCTTTGTTTATCGGCATTAGCTTGGCACGAAGCTCATCGGTTACGGCGTGAAGCGAAATGGCAAGTAAAACGCCCAGATCCATTTCACCCAGCTTTTTTATCTGTGTAGC is part of the Campylobacter sp. VBCF_01 NA2 genome and harbors:
- a CDS encoding cupin domain-containing protein; the protein is MKNYTFARLDSNERVEFKELLGLSGCEISLNTLPAGISVPFVHAHVQNEEVYIVLEGSGKLFIDGEEIAIAKGDIFKIDPSGERCISAGDETIRFLCIQVKAGSLEQYTDTDGVLREGIKPSWLFNVK
- a CDS encoding phenylpyruvate tautomerase MIF-related protein, giving the protein MPYIDAKFSAKFDEKTLQSVAGALCNAVSEAFGKKSESIMSAVECDKALFISQNAVANGAYIAISLLGISVEKQKCEVCVRLVSEALRGFGINPDEVYVTFHPILLWGRGEKMF
- a CDS encoding type II secretion system protein, with amino-acid sequence MKKAFSMVELVFVIVIVGILVGVALPRLQASRDDALVVAAKNDLKTALSDVIAYNLTQGRYSTNIKDMTSVDFKNSVFRVKKRDCLKFIFHGMSVMEVRIDRAGLCGRVLEGSAVEPYLKMDAGELKHSDSVSYIPLDSSTISAINGAKF
- a CDS encoding transporter substrate-binding domain-containing protein: MKKFLLALAVLATSAFSYSLDEIRARGEIRIGVYDAEPPFGELVNGKFEGFEVELAEILAKRIFGEKQGHISLMGVTNDVRFPLLQENKADMIVAAVSVTPERAHLADFTAPYFTVNLGLLTRKGSDIKSVLDLKGKKIGALLKTTGEAFLNKEGIPITYCNDSVDCYKKVKNGELDGYVNNNLFVYAYPIFDPTMEVKLSNLGNTVFLSIAIQKGNTSLLEFLNEQIIALSKEGFFTKAYNETFEPFYKGTIDKKYFLLDNVYKSFF
- a CDS encoding putative transporter; this translates as MFSSFFKSPKWRLLAWGGLIFILGINLFQTILNVKFNEWYRAFYDMGGEIDKHTIDEFYEAMLLFLWLAMWFIAAAVSERYITRVWVLKWREAMTFSYIGFWRRVERDIEGSSQRIQEDIYRFTKTLEDVGMRIVYAFMTLFAFIPILWGLSSGINLPFIKDIPGSLVWIALAVSVGGLGVSWFVGRYLPRLEYNNQKVEAAFRKELVFAEEDKANYGSEEKLISLFDKLKFNYHKLFLHYLYFDTWLHTYSQILVIVPYLIMGPGLFTKVITLGVLIQTANAFNKVRQSFSVFTENWTTITELRSIHMRLSEFEKNIGYDPKLALQAEFRA
- a CDS encoding Mbeg1-like protein translates to MANINDYLFWRGDLKFSERKFNELDALVLARFSYLPFHKISLCSGGNLGEICENLANLSDDEFLWEGDKTLALNLAQSARFGDLRVSDIERDNDKEAIRQFGALCIHLGVEEIFVSFIGTDNSILGWQEDFNMAFLKELLCQISGLKYLEKIAQKYPHARLKIGGHSKGGNVAIYSALRANPGVHGRIIKVYNYDGPGFLPEFYEQNLSGEILSKIQTYIPNESIIGNLLSHKESIKIVQSSAKLVFAHDIFSWEVGRGDFIYAENLSNSSKIIDKTLSDFMQNTTATQRKIAIEAVFELFNATSLDTFAQIPHNLPLAVPQILQKYKTVAKDDKKMIANMLLQIVSAYLENLAKHTNDKIKDKRQSYKDKFKGKWQI
- a CDS encoding ribonucleoside-diphosphate reductase subunit alpha, yielding MKVIKRNGRTEELDISKIKKFTGDAVAGLENVSLSELEVDAKIQFRDMITTEEIQQTLIKTAVDKIDIDRPNWTFVAARLFLYDLYHKVSGFTGYQSLQTYFERGESEGRIMLGLKEKYDLDDLDAYIKPERDLQFTYLGIKTLYDRYLIKDRQAKPIELPQHMFMAIAMFLAQNELDSQSWAKKFYDLISKFEVMLATPTLSNARTTRHQLSSCYVGSVPDNIEGIFDSYKEMALLSKFGGGIGWDWCKVRAMGGSIDGHKNAAGGIIPFLKITNDIAVAVDQLGTRKGAIAVYIEPWHMDINDFLDLRKNSGEERRRAHEIFPALWINDLFMKRLANNEKWTLFDPVDVADLCDVWGEEFEQKYIAYENDPNISKSTVLAKELWKKILTSYFETGMPFLCFKDNANRVNPNSHKGLIRSSNLCTEIFQNTQPNHYKTKVIYADGSEELFEENEEVVVNGKITKKAKKITALDTIGGKDIFIVEKGVDEGATAVCNLASLNLSKIHTQEDIKRVVPIAVRMLDNVIELNFYPHAKVKRTNLRSRAIGLGVMGEAQMLAEKGIIWGSYEHFETIDKIMENISYNAIYASSNLALEKGKYPEFEGSKWSQGIFPIDLANENAKKLVGRGGLFEDNSCDWDALRAKVKKDGMRNGYLMAIAPTSSISILVGTTQTIEPVYKRKWFEHNLSGMIPVVVPNLSPDTWQAYVPAYELDQRLLIKAGAIRQKWIDQGQSLNIFITLDKASGKVLNDIYTLAWELGIKSTYYLRSESPSTDDFNSDVADRSIECEGCQ
- the purB gene encoding adenylosuccinate lyase, producing the protein MVERYARKIMKDKWTQFAKYDAWLKVELAAVKAWNKLGFIPDDDCEKICKNAKFSVERIDEIEKTTKHDVIAFLTSVSESLGEESRFVHYGMTSSDCIDTAVALQIKDSLDLIIADIEALKSAIKNQAMKHKNTLMVGRSHGIHGEPITFGLVLAIWHDEINRALELIKHAYGVISVGQISGAMGNFAHAPLELEELVCQNLGLKPAPASNQVIQRDRYAQVMNALAILASSCEKIAVAIRHYQRTEVYECEEYFAPGQKGSSAMPHKRNPVLSENVTGLCRVLRSMAIPAMENVALWHERDISHSSVERFILPDGFVTADFMLNRLANLIENLVVYPENMMKNLNLTGGLVFSQRVLLELPKKGLSREDAYKIVQRNAMKVWADLQEGKKAIDENGQSLYLQNLLADDDLRKALSEDEIKSCFDYNYYTKNVDKIFARVFG
- a CDS encoding pseudouridine synthase family protein; this translates as MAYEKFSLGEFNGRRIFEILLGLGHDMKGAQRLCDKGRVLDGSGVVMAKNSVANGEIFLIDYKCEPKGVRAIFECEEFGVFDKPSGVLSHPNGRHCKYSLYDEIWSLYGRSAAVVHRLDKETSGVILVSKNLVSLNALKMLFENRAVKKSYFALASGRVEREFVIDEPIGESLETDEVMIKMRICENGKKAITEIYPIEYFSEFNATLIRAVPLTGRQHQIRLHLFHVKHKILGDPLYGTDTATFEAILDEKLSVSERINLTGASRLCLHAANLSFEFNGQIYDIQTKADFKSEFLKALKF